Proteins from a single region of Peromyscus eremicus chromosome 9, PerEre_H2_v1, whole genome shotgun sequence:
- the Rnase10 gene encoding inactive ribonuclease-like protein 10 yields the protein MASGFWVLLTDKKALGGQNQGHRKSQDYLRLLSSVGKMKVTLVNLLFMMLLLLLGLGMGLGLGLHMAAAVLEDSDQPLSDFWPGDSRDTAETTEEGEDTRTTEALVLGYKEMAQPIGPEETVLNEDEVGGSRMLRADTLFQSKQDYLRFDFRVRECNTLMAPKMKGHNHSCITQYTFIHEDPSTVKAVCDSPPVACGLKGGKCHKSSRPFDLTFCRLSKAGQVTPNCHYLTYIFEKVIVTTCSDTKPLEVN from the exons ATGGCGAGTGGCTTCTGGGTACTGCTCACAGACAAGAAAGCTCTAGGAGGGCAGAACCAGGGCCACAGAAAGAGCCAGGACTATCTGAGGCTGCTTTCAAGTGTAG GCAAAATGAAGGTGACTCTAGTGAACCTATTGTTTAtgatgttgctgctgctgctaggCCTGGGGATGGGCCTGGGCCTCGGCCTTCACATGGCTGCTGCAGTCCTGGAGGACAGTGATCAGCCACTGAGTGATTTTTGGCCTGGTGACTCCCGGGACACAGCTGAGACCACGGAAGAGGGAGAGGACACCCGGACCACAGAAGCCCTGGTGCTTGGCTACAAAGAAATGGCACaacctattgggccagaagaaaCTGTCCTCAATGAAGATGaagttggaggaagtaggatgCTGAGGGCTGACACTCTCTTTCAGAGCAAACAAGATTACCTGAGGTTTGACTTTCGTGTCAGAGAATGTAACACCTTGATGGCACCCAAGATGAAGGGGCATAATCACAGTTGCATAACCCAATACACATTCATCCACGAGGATCCAAGCACGGTCAAAGCAGTCTGTGACAGTCCTCCGGTAGCCTGTGGCCTCAAGGGGGGCAAATGTCACAAAAGCTCCCGTCCTTTCGATCTGACATTCTGCAGGTTGTCCAAAGCAGGCCAGGTCACTCCCAACTGCCATTATCTGACTTACATATTTGAAAAGGTCATTGTCACAACATGCAGTGACACAAAGCCACTGGAGGTTAACTGA